Proteins co-encoded in one Aquincola tertiaricarbonis genomic window:
- a CDS encoding TRAP transporter small permease gives MNILERVVTALCRVMLWLSTSVIFVILVANTVLRYATGASLQWANEVPELLFPWLVMSGVVLAAASGAHITTTFLVEVLSPPVRRVVAVLSWLLVAGLYTTLGWATWQMLPIVHDERTPILQIPGSITYACVLVGMVMLGLLALQSAWTAWTADRAPAAPEAQPPVPVAHW, from the coding sequence ATGAACATCCTCGAGCGCGTGGTCACGGCCTTGTGCCGCGTCATGCTGTGGCTGAGCACCAGCGTCATCTTCGTGATCCTGGTGGCCAACACCGTGCTGCGCTATGCCACCGGGGCCAGCCTGCAATGGGCCAACGAAGTGCCCGAGCTGCTGTTTCCGTGGCTGGTGATGTCGGGCGTGGTGCTGGCCGCGGCCAGCGGCGCCCACATCACCACCACCTTCCTGGTGGAGGTGCTGTCGCCGCCGGTGCGCCGCGTGGTGGCGGTGCTCAGCTGGCTGCTGGTGGCGGGCCTGTACACCACGCTGGGCTGGGCCACCTGGCAGATGCTGCCCATCGTGCACGACGAACGCACGCCCATCCTGCAGATCCCCGGCTCCATCACCTATGCCTGCGTGTTGGTGGGCATGGTGATGCTGGGCCTGCTGGCCCTGCAGTCGGCCTGGACCGCCTGGACGGCCGACCGCGCCCCCGCCGCCCCCGAGGCGCAGCCGCCTGTGCCGGTGGCGCACTGGTAA
- a CDS encoding TRAP transporter substrate-binding protein — translation MQRHTFHRLMGALALAGLLGPAMALAQPVKLTLGHGAAPGNPRHEAAVKFAEVLKAKTGGRIEVQVAPSAQLGDDAAMVTAVRTGALDITANSQGAVSSAVPEYAAYGMPFLFASSAQAFKLLDGPLGKELADKSAAKGMVVLGYWDNGIRHMTNGKRPITKVEDVKGLKMRTPPDSVLVDIMQSLGAEAQQIKFAELYVALQQGVVDGQENPLANFHASKLYEVQKHLALTSHQFQMTPLLMSKRSWDRLSEADRKAVTEAAAEATTLQRKLSQEADESLLADLKAKGVQVTTVDKAAFEKATAKVEEKWAAGPIGPYVKKVVAAARSN, via the coding sequence ATGCAACGACACACCTTCCACCGCCTGATGGGCGCCCTGGCGCTGGCCGGCCTGCTGGGCCCGGCGATGGCGCTTGCGCAGCCGGTCAAGCTCACGCTGGGCCACGGCGCCGCGCCGGGCAATCCGCGCCATGAGGCGGCGGTCAAGTTCGCCGAGGTGCTCAAGGCCAAGACCGGCGGCCGCATCGAGGTGCAGGTGGCGCCTTCGGCCCAGCTGGGCGACGACGCGGCCATGGTCACCGCCGTGCGCACCGGCGCGCTGGACATCACCGCCAATTCGCAGGGCGCAGTGTCGTCCGCGGTGCCCGAGTACGCGGCCTATGGCATGCCCTTCCTCTTCGCCAGCTCGGCCCAGGCCTTCAAGCTGCTGGACGGCCCGCTGGGCAAGGAGCTGGCCGACAAGAGCGCGGCCAAGGGCATGGTGGTGCTGGGCTACTGGGACAACGGCATCCGCCACATGACCAACGGCAAGCGGCCCATCACCAAGGTGGAAGACGTCAAGGGCCTGAAGATGCGCACGCCGCCCGATTCGGTGCTGGTGGACATCATGCAGTCGCTGGGGGCCGAGGCGCAGCAGATCAAGTTCGCCGAGCTGTACGTGGCGCTGCAGCAGGGCGTGGTGGACGGGCAGGAGAACCCGCTGGCCAACTTCCACGCCAGCAAGCTGTACGAGGTGCAGAAGCACCTGGCCCTGACCAGCCACCAGTTCCAAATGACGCCGCTGCTGATGAGCAAGCGCAGCTGGGACCGCCTGAGCGAGGCCGACCGCAAGGCCGTGACCGAGGCCGCGGCCGAGGCCACCACGCTGCAGCGCAAGCTGTCGCAGGAGGCCGACGAGAGCCTGCTGGCCGACCTCAAGGCCAAGGGCGTGCAGGTGACCACGGTGGACAAGGCCGCCTTCGAGAAGGCCACCGCCAAGGTGGAGGAGAAGTGGGCTGCCGGCCCCATCGGCCCCTACGTGAAGAAGGTCGTGGCCGCCGCCCGCAGCAACTGA
- a CDS encoding SDR family NAD(P)-dependent oxidoreductase, with protein sequence MLLKDKVAVITGGAGLNGLGFATARQMAAQGAKVVVLDLERADPAGAAARLGEGHLGLVADVTDKASCERAAAEVMARFGRIDVLLNNAGITQPVKTLEITGADYDRVLDVSLRGTLYMSQAVLPAMQAGQGGSIICISSVSAQRGGGIFGGPHYSAAKAGVLGLARAMAREFGPQGIRVNCITPGLIETDITQGKLTPERKREIAETIPLNRLGAASDVAGACVFLASDLSAYCTGITLDVNGGMLIH encoded by the coding sequence ATGCTGCTGAAGGACAAGGTGGCCGTCATCACCGGCGGGGCCGGGCTGAACGGGCTGGGATTCGCCACCGCCCGCCAGATGGCCGCGCAGGGCGCCAAGGTGGTGGTGCTGGACCTGGAACGCGCCGACCCCGCGGGTGCCGCCGCACGGCTGGGCGAAGGGCACCTGGGCCTGGTGGCCGACGTGACGGACAAGGCCTCGTGCGAGCGTGCAGCGGCCGAGGTGATGGCCCGGTTCGGCCGCATCGACGTGCTGCTCAACAACGCCGGCATCACCCAGCCGGTGAAGACGCTGGAGATCACCGGCGCCGACTACGACCGCGTGCTGGACGTCAGCCTGCGTGGCACGCTGTACATGTCGCAGGCGGTGCTGCCGGCCATGCAGGCGGGGCAGGGCGGCTCCATCATCTGCATCTCGTCGGTGTCGGCGCAGCGCGGCGGCGGCATCTTCGGCGGGCCGCACTACTCGGCGGCCAAGGCCGGCGTGCTGGGCCTGGCCCGTGCGATGGCGCGTGAATTCGGGCCCCAGGGCATCCGCGTCAACTGCATCACCCCGGGGTTGATCGAGACCGACATCACCCAGGGCAAGCTGACGCCCGAGCGCAAGAGGGAGATCGCCGAGACGATCCCGCTGAACCGGCTGGGCGCGGCTTCCGACGTGGCCGGCGCCTGCGTGTTCCTGGCCAGCGACCTGTCGGCCTACTGCACCGGCATCACGCTGGACGTGAACGGCGGCATGTTGATCCATTGA
- a CDS encoding LysR substrate-binding domain-containing protein: protein MASVPPIANLLAFEAVARRRSFALAAAELHLTASAISHQISKLEAQLSVRLFERSAHGVRLSQAGEAYLSRVGGAIAALAAATDDMKQGVNNSLYVHSAPSIASLWLMPRLRGFAEAHPGITLNLSAAHTHSDFGLGQADIDIRYGVPEWPDLEVEPLFEELVLPLASPEFIRTHKLRRIEQLLEVPLIQSNVSIVQWSDWFRAFSDRRAPDRFGVRFDRAQMSLDAATQGLGVALESAVNAGGHLASGALRPVFGYEQAIKVKAHFAVYPPRHARRPAVVAFLAWLHSEASRTRQVHGRAASRRPQPA from the coding sequence ATGGCCAGCGTCCCGCCCATCGCCAACCTGCTGGCCTTCGAGGCCGTGGCCCGCCGCCGCAGCTTCGCGCTGGCCGCGGCCGAGCTGCACCTCACCGCCTCGGCCATCAGCCACCAGATCAGCAAGCTGGAGGCGCAGCTGTCGGTGCGCCTTTTCGAGCGCAGCGCCCACGGCGTGCGCCTGAGCCAGGCCGGCGAGGCCTACCTCTCGCGCGTGGGCGGCGCCATCGCGGCGCTGGCCGCGGCCACCGACGACATGAAGCAGGGTGTCAACAACAGCCTGTACGTGCACTCGGCGCCCAGCATCGCCAGCCTGTGGCTGATGCCGCGCCTGCGCGGCTTCGCCGAGGCGCACCCGGGCATCACGCTCAACCTGTCGGCCGCGCACACCCACAGCGACTTCGGCCTCGGCCAGGCCGACATCGACATCCGCTACGGCGTGCCCGAATGGCCCGACCTGGAGGTGGAGCCGCTGTTCGAGGAGCTGGTCCTGCCGCTGGCCAGCCCCGAGTTCATCCGCACGCACAAGCTGCGGCGCATCGAGCAGCTGCTCGAAGTGCCGCTGATCCAGAGCAACGTCAGCATCGTGCAATGGTCCGACTGGTTCCGCGCCTTCAGCGACCGGCGGGCGCCCGACCGCTTCGGCGTGCGCTTCGACCGCGCGCAGATGTCGCTGGACGCGGCCACGCAGGGCCTGGGCGTGGCGCTGGAAAGCGCGGTCAATGCCGGTGGCCACCTGGCCAGTGGCGCGCTGCGGCCGGTGTTCGGCTACGAGCAGGCCATCAAGGTCAAGGCGCATTTCGCCGTCTACCCGCCGCGCCATGCGCGCCGGCCGGCGGTGGTGGCCTTCCTGGCCTGGCTGCACAGCGAAGCCAGCCGCACGCGGCAGGTGCACGGCCGCGCGGCCAGCCGCAGGCCTCAGCCGGCCTAG
- a CDS encoding GntR family transcriptional regulator, whose translation MSRLSEQLREAIEEEIATGVLLPGTHLDEVELARRFGVSRTPIREALSLLLGEGLIENRPRRGAVVTQLSPLRLVEMFEVMAELEAMCARLASRRITEAELAAMGSAHEACREAAQGADTDAYFYANERFHYALYTASHNTFLAEQATGLQRKLRPYRRLQLRVRHRLLGSFSEHQAILDALRAGNTEAAVRSVRDHVLVQGERFADLIASLNRLAEPAASG comes from the coding sequence ATGAGCCGTCTGTCCGAGCAACTGCGTGAAGCCATCGAAGAAGAGATCGCCACCGGCGTGCTGCTGCCCGGCACCCACCTCGACGAGGTGGAACTGGCGCGGCGCTTCGGCGTCTCGCGCACGCCGATCCGCGAGGCGCTGAGTCTGCTGCTGGGCGAAGGCCTGATCGAGAACCGGCCACGGCGCGGTGCGGTGGTCACGCAGCTGTCGCCGCTGCGGCTGGTGGAGATGTTCGAGGTGATGGCCGAGCTGGAGGCCATGTGCGCACGGCTGGCATCGCGCCGCATCACCGAGGCGGAACTGGCCGCGATGGGCAGCGCCCACGAAGCCTGCCGAGAGGCCGCGCAGGGTGCCGACACCGACGCCTACTTCTACGCCAACGAGCGTTTTCACTACGCGCTGTACACCGCCTCGCACAACACCTTCCTGGCCGAGCAGGCCACCGGCCTGCAGCGCAAGCTGCGCCCGTACCGGCGCCTGCAGCTGCGGGTTCGCCACCGGCTGCTGGGCTCGTTCAGCGAGCACCAGGCCATCCTCGACGCGCTGCGTGCCGGCAACACCGAAGCGGCCGTGCGCAGCGTGCGCGACCACGTGCTGGTGCAGGGCGAGCGCTTCGCCGACCTGATCGCCAGCCTCAACCGGCTCGCCGAACCGGCTGCTTCGGGTTGA
- a CDS encoding alpha/beta hydrolase domain-containing protein, which yields MHKKLACLPLAAALLWAGGAEARVVRITIDSVAPVAGGPFGSVGAYELLRGTAYGEIDPADPRNALITDIELAPRNANGKVSYAAQFALHKPVDMGKASGVMLYNVPNRGNLAIPYTADDPGFLWRRGDVLLQSAWQGDLPITSPTANSLGIDVPIARNSDGTPVVSPVVQRFVAVNAASGGAWQTTQSLPSSRTPATLQTAGTTLVSATRETPAGVKSGVVSIPPADYAFADCRSTPFPGVPDPTRLCLKGGFDPALLYELVYPARDPYVLGVGNAAMRDVIAFFRHEAQDETGTANPLAARVQAVIGFGNSQSGRFQKHMLNNGFNEDEQGRRVWDGVNTNIAGMMGSFNIRFAQPGDIAELYLPGADGPLWWADYEDTARGRPAWGLLTRCTRSNTCPKIMETYGGPEIWYSRGSVGIAGTRGTEDLPLPTNVRRYYHAGTGHGGGQGGYNLGTRPANPAQLAGNPNPQNYINRALYVAMVDWVRSNREPPPSAYPRISDGTLVAATSAAMGWPAIPNAPRPDGVVNPVLDYDFGPGFRYNDGSGVISQVPPTIRQVIPTLVPRVDADGNEVAGVKSLLHRLPLGTYTAWAPIASGPLQGREASLAAGYIPFAKTRAERLASGDPRPSIEERYPNLWAYYVRATVESNKLVRDRLMLPDDAARQLRRLLADMLASGLLPSKGLTPQLLQTTPAP from the coding sequence ATGCACAAGAAGCTGGCGTGCCTGCCGCTGGCCGCCGCATTGCTGTGGGCGGGCGGCGCCGAAGCCCGCGTCGTTCGCATCACCATCGACAGCGTCGCGCCGGTGGCCGGCGGCCCGTTCGGCAGCGTCGGCGCCTATGAGCTGCTGCGCGGCACGGCGTATGGCGAGATCGACCCCGCCGACCCGCGCAACGCGCTGATCACCGACATCGAGCTGGCGCCGCGCAATGCCAACGGCAAGGTGAGCTACGCGGCGCAGTTCGCGCTGCACAAGCCGGTGGACATGGGCAAGGCCTCGGGCGTGATGCTCTACAACGTGCCCAACCGCGGCAACCTGGCCATTCCGTACACCGCCGACGACCCGGGCTTTCTCTGGCGGCGCGGCGACGTGCTGCTGCAAAGCGCCTGGCAGGGCGACCTGCCCATCACCTCGCCAACCGCCAACAGCCTGGGCATCGACGTGCCGATCGCCCGCAACAGCGACGGCACACCGGTGGTGAGCCCGGTGGTGCAGCGCTTCGTCGCCGTCAACGCGGCCAGCGGCGGCGCCTGGCAGACCACGCAGAGCCTGCCCAGCTCGCGCACGCCGGCCACGCTGCAGACGGCCGGCACCACGCTGGTCTCGGCCACCCGCGAGACGCCGGCCGGCGTCAAGTCGGGCGTGGTCAGCATTCCGCCCGCCGACTACGCCTTCGCGGATTGCCGCAGCACGCCCTTCCCCGGCGTGCCCGACCCCACCCGGCTGTGCCTGAAAGGCGGCTTCGACCCCGCGCTGCTGTACGAGCTGGTGTACCCCGCACGCGACCCCTACGTGCTGGGCGTGGGCAATGCGGCGATGCGCGACGTCATCGCCTTCTTCCGCCATGAAGCGCAGGACGAAACCGGCACCGCCAATCCGCTGGCGGCGCGGGTGCAGGCGGTCATCGGCTTCGGCAACTCGCAGTCGGGCCGCTTCCAGAAGCACATGCTCAACAACGGCTTCAACGAGGACGAACAGGGCCGGCGCGTGTGGGACGGCGTCAACACCAACATCGCCGGCATGATGGGCAGCTTCAACATCCGCTTCGCGCAGCCGGGCGACATCGCCGAGCTGTACCTGCCCGGCGCCGATGGCCCGCTGTGGTGGGCCGATTACGAAGACACGGCGCGTGGCCGCCCGGCCTGGGGCCTGCTGACGCGCTGCACCCGCAGCAACACCTGCCCCAAGATCATGGAGACCTATGGCGGGCCCGAGATCTGGTACAGCCGCGGCAGCGTGGGCATTGCCGGCACCCGCGGCACCGAAGACCTGCCGCTGCCCACCAACGTGCGCCGCTACTACCACGCCGGCACCGGCCATGGCGGTGGCCAGGGCGGCTACAACCTGGGCACGCGGCCGGCCAATCCGGCGCAGCTGGCGGGCAACCCCAACCCGCAGAACTACATCAACCGCGCGCTGTATGTGGCGATGGTCGACTGGGTGCGCAGCAACCGCGAGCCGCCGCCTTCGGCCTATCCGCGCATCAGTGACGGCACGCTGGTGGCCGCCACCTCGGCCGCGATGGGCTGGCCCGCCATTCCCAATGCACCACGGCCCGACGGCGTGGTGAACCCGGTGCTCGACTACGACTTCGGCCCCGGCTTCCGCTACAACGACGGCTCGGGCGTCATCAGCCAGGTGCCGCCCACCATCCGCCAGGTGATTCCGACGCTGGTGCCCAGGGTGGATGCCGATGGCAACGAGGTGGCCGGCGTCAAGTCGCTGCTGCACCGGCTGCCGCTGGGCACCTACACCGCCTGGGCGCCGATCGCCAGCGGGCCGCTGCAGGGCCGTGAAGCCTCGCTGGCCGCAGGCTACATCCCGTTCGCCAAGACACGGGCCGAGCGGCTGGCCAGCGGCGATCCGCGACCGTCGATCGAGGAGCGCTACCCCAACCTGTGGGCCTACTACGTGCGGGCCACGGTGGAGTCCAACAAGCTGGTGCGTGACCGCCTGATGCTGCCCGACGACGCCGCCCGCCAGCTGCGCCGGCTGCTCGCCGACATGCTGGCCAGCGGACTGTTGCCGAGCAAGGGCCTGACGCCGCAGCTGCTGCAGACCACCCCCGCCCCATGA
- a CDS encoding PEP-CTERM sorting domain-containing protein, protein MSLALRTAALALLAATASAPAWAFSFTSSSYTTSATATAEGLTDSLADSSATTPLPLQTLANAAGLQDFANATAVAEEGLLTATTYADSLAAAASAEAQVRFVGSFADGGRLRFSFDFGSDASASGGSTSGLLTVLITSSLNGSSNTLLSRSIATTGSQSFEFTLAAGSVSTLDLQLLSNAATTGLGQSAQHFAQAGFAVAAVPEPGIWALMALGLAGLAWRVRRPSGASAA, encoded by the coding sequence ATGAGCCTTGCATTGCGCACCGCCGCCCTGGCCCTGCTGGCCGCCACTGCCAGCGCGCCGGCCTGGGCCTTCAGCTTCACCAGCAGCAGCTACACCACCTCGGCCACCGCCACGGCCGAAGGCCTGACCGACAGCCTGGCGGACAGCAGCGCCACCACGCCGCTGCCGCTGCAGACCCTGGCCAACGCGGCCGGCCTGCAGGACTTTGCCAACGCCACCGCGGTGGCCGAAGAAGGCCTGCTGACCGCCACCACCTACGCCGACAGCCTGGCCGCGGCCGCCAGCGCCGAAGCGCAGGTGCGCTTCGTCGGCAGCTTTGCCGACGGCGGCCGGCTGCGCTTCAGCTTCGACTTCGGCAGCGATGCGTCGGCCAGCGGCGGCAGCACCAGCGGCCTGCTGACGGTGCTGATCACCAGCAGCCTCAATGGCAGCAGCAACACGCTGCTCAGCCGCAGCATCGCCACCACCGGCAGCCAGTCGTTCGAGTTCACGCTGGCCGCCGGCAGCGTGAGCACGCTGGATCTGCAACTGCTGAGCAACGCCGCCACCACCGGCCTGGGCCAGTCGGCCCAGCACTTTGCACAGGCCGGCTTTGCGGTGGCGGCCGTGCCCGAGCCGGGCATCTGGGCGCTGATGGCGCTGGGCCTGGCCGGGCTCGCCTGGCGGGTGCGCCGGCCGTCCGGCGCTTCAGCCGCCTGA
- a CDS encoding nuclear transport factor 2 family protein has product MSTALDTVRRYLRHLHAGDTAGLVSCFEEDGIVHSPFLGSVAAGPFFDKLAASSSASVITPIDLLVSADASPGAQRVAAWFRYDWTLRDGQQLSFTCVDVFSFRPGSARIQQMHIVYDTHPLREQVGDKYAISGG; this is encoded by the coding sequence ATGAGCACCGCCCTCGACACCGTTCGCCGCTACCTGCGCCACCTGCATGCCGGCGACACCGCCGGCCTCGTCAGCTGCTTCGAGGAGGACGGCATCGTGCATTCGCCTTTCCTCGGCAGCGTGGCGGCCGGGCCCTTCTTCGACAAGCTGGCCGCTTCGTCCAGCGCCAGCGTCATCACGCCGATCGACCTGCTGGTCTCGGCCGACGCGTCGCCCGGCGCGCAGCGCGTGGCGGCCTGGTTCCGCTACGACTGGACGCTGCGCGACGGCCAGCAGCTCAGCTTCACCTGCGTGGACGTGTTCAGCTTCCGCCCCGGCAGCGCCCGCATCCAGCAGATGCACATCGTCTACGACACCCACCCGCTGCGCGAGCAGGTGGGTGACAAGTACGCCATCTCAGGCGGCTGA
- a CDS encoding DODA-type extradiol aromatic ring-opening family dioxygenase, producing MTLDTPIPTSPARGARLTVCSSHAIPPPPGDPAWPVPPKPEIWAAWATARERIQAFAPELVVVFGTDHRRAFRAVIPSVAVALTATARGDRNGPVGTYPVAGDTARALAEHLSAHDVDIAVAHRVALDHGFGHSARDLLGGIDRHPIVPIFLNAASPPAPSFRRAAHIGELVGRFFDDRPERVLFVGTGGLTHHLPPYTLPDDGAERDEDERLALYARLSQALADPSLRFDDGWDREFLAGLGRRDRDWLQAAGTDVVRRAGNGANEAVCWVAAWAAGGQPLQVLAYRFDATTGAGNGAAVALSGWPASPLAA from the coding sequence ATGACCCTCGACACACCGATTCCAACGTCCCCTGCCCGTGGCGCACGCCTGACCGTCTGTTCTTCGCACGCCATTCCGCCGCCGCCGGGTGACCCGGCATGGCCGGTGCCGCCGAAGCCGGAGATCTGGGCCGCCTGGGCGACCGCGCGCGAACGCATCCAGGCCTTTGCGCCTGAGCTGGTCGTCGTCTTCGGCACCGACCACCGGCGCGCTTTCCGCGCCGTGATCCCGTCGGTGGCCGTGGCGCTCACGGCCACGGCGCGCGGCGACCGCAACGGCCCGGTCGGCACCTACCCGGTGGCCGGTGACACCGCACGTGCCCTGGCCGAGCACCTGTCGGCACATGACGTCGACATCGCGGTCGCGCACCGGGTCGCGCTCGACCACGGCTTCGGCCACTCGGCGCGCGATCTGCTGGGCGGCATCGACCGCCACCCGATCGTGCCGATCTTCCTCAACGCGGCAAGCCCGCCGGCGCCCTCTTTCCGACGTGCCGCGCACATCGGCGAACTGGTCGGCCGATTCTTCGACGACCGGCCCGAGCGCGTGCTGTTCGTCGGCACCGGCGGGCTCACCCACCACCTGCCCCCGTACACCTTGCCAGACGACGGCGCCGAGCGCGACGAGGACGAAAGGCTGGCGCTGTACGCACGGCTCAGCCAGGCGCTCGCCGACCCCTCGCTGCGCTTCGATGACGGCTGGGACCGTGAATTCCTCGCCGGGCTGGGCCGGCGAGACCGCGACTGGCTGCAAGCCGCCGGCACCGACGTCGTCCGGCGTGCCGGCAACGGCGCAAACGAAGCCGTCTGCTGGGTGGCGGCCTGGGCCGCCGGCGGCCAGCCGCTGCAGGTGCTGGCCTACCGCTTCGATGCCACCACGGGCGCCGGCAACGGCGCGGCGGTCGCCCTGTCGGGCTGGCCGGCATCGCCGCTCGCTGCATAG
- a CDS encoding NADPH-dependent oxidoreductase, whose product MTRINDLLQQRYGHAPDTLAHANGAAGAVIEQLLAHRSVRAFLDTPLPAGTLETLVAAAQSAASSSNLQTWSVVAVRDAERKSRLSEWCGQQAHIRQVPLFLVWVADLSRLHRTADRLGRRADANRFLEMFLVAAVDASLAAQNAVLAAEALGLGTVYIGALRNHADAVAAELALPPLAFPLFGLCVGHPDPSRPAAIKPRLSPSTVLHHERYDAAGEAAAVADYDELIQAFQQSQGMPPLPWSAQATQRVATAQSLSGRDRLAHWLRAQGFGLE is encoded by the coding sequence ATGACCCGCATCAACGACCTGCTCCAACAACGCTACGGACACGCCCCCGACACCCTGGCCCATGCCAATGGCGCCGCGGGGGCCGTGATCGAGCAGTTGCTCGCCCACCGCTCGGTGCGCGCCTTCCTCGACACGCCGCTGCCCGCGGGCACGCTGGAGACCCTGGTCGCCGCCGCGCAATCGGCGGCGAGTTCGTCCAACCTGCAGACCTGGAGCGTCGTCGCGGTGCGCGATGCCGAGCGCAAGTCGCGGCTGTCCGAATGGTGCGGCCAGCAGGCGCACATCCGCCAGGTGCCGCTCTTCCTGGTCTGGGTGGCCGACCTGTCGCGGCTGCACCGCACCGCAGACCGTCTGGGCCGGCGCGCCGACGCCAACCGATTCCTCGAGATGTTCCTGGTGGCCGCGGTCGACGCGTCGCTGGCGGCGCAGAACGCGGTGCTGGCCGCCGAGGCCCTCGGCCTGGGCACCGTCTACATCGGCGCGCTGCGCAACCATGCCGACGCCGTCGCCGCCGAATTGGCCTTGCCGCCTCTGGCCTTCCCGCTTTTCGGCCTGTGCGTGGGCCATCCCGATCCGTCGCGGCCGGCGGCCATCAAGCCGCGCCTGTCGCCCTCGACCGTCCTGCACCACGAGCGTTACGACGCAGCGGGCGAGGCCGCCGCGGTCGCCGACTACGACGAGCTGATACAGGCCTTCCAACAAAGCCAGGGCATGCCGCCGCTGCCCTGGTCGGCGCAGGCCACCCAGCGCGTGGCCACGGCCCAGAGCCTGAGTGGCCGCGACCGCCTGGCCCACTGGCTGCGCGCCCAGGGCTTCGGCCTGGAGTGA
- a CDS encoding LysR family transcriptional regulator gives MNLTPLRYLRLVVEHGSFAAAAAAAGVSQPAVSQAMQQLQARLNQPLFERQGRRRQPTALARQLAQGSQGLEERLQGLTAAAPARQPGLLRVGLTASAARVCGPRLHALWCEGRPRRRLVMSTADEGQLIAGVQRGTLDLAITPRPRGPLPPGLQVHPLYRITPRVYARRGHPLAATQHLPDLQAARFAAVGAAVAGPVDVLSEAFAVRRLPPPPVVVHCADYGSLVQLVAGSDLLAVLPHPVLLGDAAAGLLRPLPLRETLPLYDMVLVHGGGAARAVATLVVALVKQLAETPAS, from the coding sequence ATGAACCTGACGCCCCTGCGCTACCTGCGGCTGGTGGTCGAACACGGCTCCTTCGCCGCGGCCGCGGCGGCGGCCGGCGTGTCGCAGCCCGCCGTGTCGCAAGCCATGCAGCAGCTGCAGGCCCGGCTGAACCAGCCCCTGTTCGAGCGGCAGGGCCGCCGCCGCCAGCCCACGGCGCTGGCGCGGCAGCTGGCCCAGGGCAGCCAGGGCCTGGAAGAACGGCTGCAGGGGCTGACGGCCGCGGCGCCGGCCCGCCAGCCCGGCTTGCTGCGGGTGGGGCTGACCGCTTCTGCCGCCAGGGTGTGCGGGCCGCGGCTCCATGCCTTGTGGTGCGAGGGCCGCCCGCGGCGCCGGCTGGTGATGAGCACCGCCGACGAGGGCCAGCTGATCGCCGGTGTGCAACGCGGCACGCTGGACCTGGCGATCACGCCACGCCCGCGCGGCCCGCTGCCGCCCGGGCTGCAGGTGCATCCGCTCTACCGCATCACGCCACGCGTGTACGCCCGGCGCGGCCATCCGCTGGCGGCCACGCAGCACCTGCCGGACTTGCAGGCGGCCCGCTTTGCGGCCGTGGGTGCGGCGGTGGCCGGGCCGGTGGACGTGCTGAGCGAGGCCTTTGCGGTGCGCCGCCTGCCGCCACCGCCCGTGGTGGTGCACTGTGCCGATTACGGCAGCCTGGTGCAGCTGGTGGCCGGCTCCGACCTGCTGGCGGTGCTGCCGCATCCGGTGCTGCTGGGCGACGCCGCCGCCGGGCTGCTGCGGCCTCTGCCGCTGCGCGAGACCCTGCCGCTGTACGACATGGTGCTTGTGCACGGCGGCGGCGCCGCCCGGGCGGTGGCCACGCTGGTGGTCGCGCTGGTCAAGCAGCTGGCCGAAACGCCCGCCTCATGA